A stretch of Telopea speciosissima isolate NSW1024214 ecotype Mountain lineage chromosome 11, Tspe_v1, whole genome shotgun sequence DNA encodes these proteins:
- the LOC122646329 gene encoding probable GTP diphosphokinase RSH2, chloroplastic — protein sequence MFLAMADARAVLIKLADRLHNTMTLEALPLDKQLRFAKETLEIFTPLANRLGISTWKEQLENLCFKHLNLDQHEELSSKLVKSFNDEMITSSIEKLEQALKDGEISYHVLSGQHKSLYRIYYKMLKYVFYVYVCVCAHACVCM from the coding sequence ATGTTTCTTGCAATGGCAGATGCTAGGGCTGTTCTTATTAAACTGGCTGACCGTCTGCACAACACGATGACACTAGAGGCTTTGCCTTTGGACAAGCAACTGAGGTTTGCAAAGGAGACGTTGGAGATCTTTACTCCGTTGGCCAACCGACTTGGTATCTCAACTTGGAAGGAGCAGCTTGAAAACCTTTGCTTTAAACATCTCAACCTAGATCAGCATGAAGAACTTTCTTCCAAGCTTGTGAAGTCCTTCAATGATGAAATGATCACTTCATCCATTGAGAAATTGGAGCAAGCTCTGAAAGATGGAGAGATTTCTTATCATGTCTTATCTGGGCAACACAAGAGCTTGTACAGGATTTACTACAAGATGTTGAAGTACGTATTCtatgtatatgtgtgtgtgtgtgcacatGCGTGTGTGTGTATGTGA